CCCCTGCTCTGGTTGCCTCCAGCATTTCCAATGACTCcagaaaaaacactgaattttgaCAGTGCAAGAACACTGGACCCCTAACCTCTGCCTGCCCTAGTCCCCTCACCCCTGCAGCTCTTTGCCCATCCTGAGCATTGGCAGGagaagagctgctgggctgAATCAATGCCTCAGCCAGTGCCAGGCTAAGGAGTGGCAGGTGGGGAAGCAGGGACAATGTCAGTGTGGTCCCCAAGTCTCCTCCCCCTTTGGGGTACCCAGCTCTGTGCATCCTTGGTCACAGTTGCCATGGTGATGTTCATCTCTCCCTGCGGCAGCGCTGGGGTTTGATGAGCTCCATTCACTGCTCTGGCTcccacagctctcctgccctcagccccagcagcctccgagcagggaggcagaaggAGATCACTGGGAGCAGATTGTGGGGTTTTATCTACAGGCTGTCTGCCTCAGGGTgggacttcttttttttttttttcttcaactgaAGACCTCCAGGAGGAACAAgtttagaaaagaaagtattaCACATCTGCAGCATCTGGCAGGAAGcacaggggagaaggaaaaagaaagcaggcCCCCTTCTCTGTGCCCCTGCTGCTTCCCCCCTCCAACCCCAGCATGGCCACTGTGGTGGAGATGGAGGATTTAATTAGATGGCAAATCCTCCGACTGCTGCACAgatgcaaacagcagcaggtcAGCCAGCTGCAGTTCCAGGGGGAGTCTTGGCTGTGGGAGTCAGTCTGTGGAGCTGCCTTGAAGGCACCTTCATCCCATGGAGCTGGTAGATGTCATCGTGCCAGTGAAGCCATGCCTGGGAGGGGACAGCATGCTGGGTACCACTCCCTTGGTGTTGGTCATGTGGCTGCAGAGGATGGTGCCATGAGGAGCCCAGTGTGATCTCAGGTTCATCCCCACTCAATCCTCTGCCTCCCACGCTGTTATGGGCTCCATGCTGTCTGTTCTGGGGTCCCTGCTGCAAGTGGCATTCTGGCAAAGGCATCTCATCCATCCCCAGGTTGCCACCTCACCATCTGCAGAGAGTGAGGCTGAttctccctgtgcagctgctgacaCAGGGGGGCTGCACAGTGGCATCACCTCAGCCAGTCACCTCAGGCATCAAGGTAATGCCTGAAGCAGCAATTGGATCTGTGGTCCCCAGAGCCACCCTGGGAGAGGAACCTGCATGGTGTTTGTGGGTTGTTCTGTTTGGGcacacagagctgtggcagAAATGCCACCCTGGGTGTTCTTATTGCTGTCCTTCTGCTGTTCAGTCCAACCATCACCTTCCCACTGCTCACTTGCTCATCCTTTGGGAGAGCCCTGCTGCAAGCCAGGTGCCATCTGGGCATCctgccagcctggggacagggctcagagcagcccctggTTCCTGGGAAGGATGTCACCCTGGCACATGTGGGCAAACCTTTGAAAATGGGTCCCATGGGCAGCAAGAAATAAATGGGGACACCCCAGAACTGAGCACtggccctggcactgcctccaCCCTTCCTTTACAGAGCCAACTCCAGCTTCACAGGGGCACATAGAAACAGTGATCCTGGGCTGTATTTGCTGTTCTCATATACCACCCACTTCAAGGAGGTAGAATGACATTTGTGTTTCCCTTCCAGgattttctgaaaagtaaatgAGAACAGTTCAAGAATATGACCCTGTGAATGGCAGAGCGAGAGGGTAATGAACAGCTCTGAGAACATCACAGTGAGGCATCTGTTTACCCTCCAGAAAATCAAGGAGAAAAGCGGTGGATGTGAAAGACAaatctgctggaaaagcagccagGGGAAATCACCTTCTCCACAAACCTGTAATTAGTCTGAGGGGCTCGCTGCACTTGGAAGCTTGGTGAGAATTTTGTGGGGAAATTAGAAACCATAATAAGAAAGTCATTTGGACCATTGTATTATCCCTAATTTCTGCAGTAAAGAATGGGGATGTTTGGGGGGTAAAAGGAGCAGCAAGCAGGCAGCAagccttccagtgcctgggCTGCCCTTCACATCAGCTGGGCCCTCGgttctgctgccagcagctgcctgaaCCCCTGATTtctccctggcacaggcacagcctgcacCCCTGCGCCCAtctgggcagcacagcctgtgggAGATGTGGAGGCAGCAGGGTGGCAGCAGGGCTACTGCATATGTCACCTCTGGGATGGCAGACAACCTGCCCCAAGCACAGCTGGAGAGCTGGTGCCCCCCCTGCCACCCAGCGAGTCTGGACAGGGTGTGTGGGCTGCACGAGGAGatcttctgaatttaaaaactTGGTACCTTTAAAAAACCAGGCTCCTGCATCATCATCCAGGCACACCAAAACAGAGCACAGATATCTGCTCATCACCTCTAAAGGATGACTGGGTTAGAGGTGAACTCTTCTCGGGTGTCATCCCAGCTGGCCAGCacctccctctgtgctgccaggtAAACTCCAGCAACAGATGCAGACAGGAGGTGAGTGCTGGTGCCAGAGAGGAGGGCTCTGCCTCCAGGTTATCCAGCAGGGTGTTGCACTGCCTCCAACCCTGATTGCTGGGGATCCTGAGAaccctggagcatccctggaggTCTCAGGGTGCAGGGTCTCACTGCTGCCAAACCCCACACTCAAGGCTGGTACCCTTTGCTCAGCCCTTGGCTGAGCCCCACAAGGGTTTTAGCTGCTCCTCTCTTGAACAGCCCCTGCCCTTCTTCTGTTATCCTGCAACACTggcctgtctgtctgtccttcaGCATGCCTCCCCTGTCCTCTGACAGCCTCTACCagcctcttttcttttttttaatttaatttttattagcaCATTTTGCAGCCttgcagcagcccaggaatACAAATAGGACAGTGAGTACAGCCAGGCCTGGGCAgcgggagcagggctggctctggtGAGAGTCCTTGGCACCcctgggaggaggcagctggacagatgctgccagtgctgccacaACCTTCCCGTGGTCACCAGGGCCCCCCCTGGCCACACTATGATCTGAGAAATTCTTGAAGTGACCTTAAAACACTCATTCTCGACATCATCTCTTcttgggttggatggggctgcCTGGGAAAACAGGAGATTTTGCACGGCAGGAAAAtccctggctgctggggagagcagagccagggcaagTCTCGGGTTCCCCAGCTGGGGTGTTTTTACCCTGCTGATGGGTGAACCAGGGCAGTGAGCTGGGTGAAGAAGGACAGTTAAAATCAGCAGCAGAGAATGAGAAATTCAGCCTGACCGGAGGAGCAGTTGCCTAAAAATAGCAGCAAGGTTCTCAGCTGTGACAAGATACACTGGGATTTCTCCTGCTGACAGATGTATAATGGATAAGGGCACTGCACGTGCCATTTGCTGGCGCCTCTTGGgtgtcctggggctgtgcctgcatTTTGGGGGATCAGGGTGGAGGCGCTTTCCGTGTTCTGCAGAGTCAGCACATGCTGATTTTGGCCACTGTGCATCTTTGAAAACCCAGCCCCATGCCCTGGGGAATGCAGAAAATGAGCCTGTGGGGTTGTAAGCAAAGAGATTAATTAGTGGGGAAAACAAATCCTCCCTGAAACTGCAGGAATCCCCCTTCTCCTAGCTGGCCCCTCTACAACTGGTCTCCCTGCCACCTCCTGGCTCACCCCAGGGAGGGCCACCCCAATGCCCACTGTGTGCCAGGGGGGCCAGGACAAGCAGGAGGCTGTTCTGTGCCATCAGAGTGATGGGACAAGTGTGACAGTCAGCGGTGATTATGCATGAGGTGGCTGCCtatggggatggggacaggggacagggacgATGCTTTGGTCCTCTGTCCTCTTTCCCACATTCTGCTGCTCGCTTTTCCCATCTCACTTCTTTGCCCTAAAGCAGTGGAGTGGCATGGATCAGTGGTGCCTCTGTGGCTCTCCCTTTGCCATTGATGTCACCTGTTTGTACCCCCAGCCCCAAGCTTGTTTTCCCCATGGCCCAGGGAAAGCCTGAGTCTGAGCTGCAGGGGTGGAGAGGACCgaagagagaaacacagaaacattcTAGAGAGGCCTTTCCACACAGGGGGTTGTATTTAgagatgtgtgtttgtgttcctCTCAAAACTTCATTTTGGTGCAGCCCATTGCAGTGTCTCAGTGCAGATTTTGtgtggctggggaagggaaaaccTTCTCCAAGCTTTGTCCATCAGTCCCCAGCTGACACCTCACAAGGGGCACCGTGGCTGTCCCAGGGTCTATTGATGAGGGCAGGTAGCTAAGCCCTTAATTGCTCTGGGGGGAGATGTGGCAGTTTTGGACATAATTGGCCACTGCCCGAGGGTCAGAACAAATCACAAGGTGATCCGCATTGATTTATaagcatgtttatttttaccAGCCTGGAATGTCCCTCTCCTGGCTGGCAAACAGGGATGcatcctcccttccccacctgAGAACCAGCAGTGTTTTCTCTGGCAGGGACGAGCCAACAAGGATTCCCTCTGCCATCCTGCCTTGCaatgggaaactgaggcagggagtGGTGCTGGGGGGGTCAGGCACTGTGTCCCCCTGGTGCAGGGTGCAGCTGGACACCATGAAGCCCCAGCAGCTTTTGCACAGGTGCCCAAGTGCTGTTTTCCCCCCAACCCATCTGTGGGCCAGCCGAGGGGTGGCTGTTTGGGTGGGCAGGGTAGGGACAGGGGTCCCCACAGGGTGCCCACCCTGGTTCCTAGCTTGCCACAGCCcaccagtgtccccagtccTGAGGACAGCCAGGCCCTGCCACCTCGCTGCCTGGCACAAAGTGGGGCATTGAGGGACACAGCGGGGCTTTgtccaccctgtgcctgccGGGAAGGGGCCGGTTGCCCTCTGCAGGCTTCCCTGGCCCAGCACTGGctccacagctgcagcacacagggGAGCTGGGGGCACCCTTGGGAACTGGGGGCACCCCTGGGACGTGGGGCACCCAAGGGACCAGGATCCACCTGCTACAGCCCTAAAGCCACGGGGACCCCATGGCTGTGCCCACCCTAGTGCCATTCCCCTGCTGGGGTCACGGGGCTGGGGAGAGTAGCTGCAGGATTCCTGCCAAAAGGGGGAAAGCTCCCAGTCTGGAGCCCCCAAAGATGAAAACAGGTCTCTGGGACAGGGCACCCTTATTCACCACTGGTCAGGGAGGTGACAGAGGAGCATCACTGACGCTGTTCTCCCACACTGCCACAGTGGGCAGCTGGGACAAACACAGCCTGATGGGCCCGGGGGGGCATCCCCAGAGCCACCGAGGAGGGGGGACACCCTCCCCGCTCCCCCTTGCACCCaaacttctcattttcttttgcaaaagcCTTTTTCCCCAAGAGCCCTGAGGGGGACCatggggcagctgtgcccaggcagccACCGGGCACCCAGGAGCTGGCAGCCaaggggtgctgggggggccgggggagggCGGGGTCCGGTCCCTTTAAGGGGGGTGGCTGTCACTCAGAGAGCCCTTTTCTTTGCTGGAGAGCGGGACAGGCACCCAGAGGGGGGAATTCAGGGCGTGGGACCGCCAGGCAGGCGAGGGCTCCACAGACAGCACCGAAGCAGCCGAGCGGGCGGTCGGGGCAGTTCACCAAGTCCAGCGCCATGGGTGAGTATGGGGTGAGGGTGGCAGCCACCCGGGGAGCTGTCACTGGTGGCCCTGGGGACCCTATCCCAGAGCAAAGCCCCCTGAAACTTTCCTCTGGCACCAGTGAGGTCCTGGTGACCCCGGTGTGGCCATGCCGGCCATGGGAGCTGCTAGGGGGGATGCCTTGGCGTGGCAGGGATGgcgttttctttctttcccaaagcAGTTTTCTGTCCCCCGTGTGCTCGTGAGCTGTCTGTGGGGACAGATGCCATTCCCACAGCTTATCCCACCCAAGCCCTCACCTCATGGGTTGGAGAGATGAGAGCTCCTGcctgggggctggcaggagctgggaggtcCAGGCAGGGTCCTGAGACCTGTCACAGCTCGTGCTGCTTGTATGCCAGCAGCCTTGGGAAAACGGAGACACTccttgtgcctcagtttccctacAACAGAGCTAATACTCACCAGCATACCCCCGGGACATCGGGGCTGCCCTGTTCCCAGGGGTGCCTTGTGCTGCTGGCacactgcctcctcctcctgcctgcagcacattgtttggtgctggcagcagctgagcctGTGTACAAGACTCAGGACTGTGCGGCACAAGggctctttctctcctcctttgcCCTCCCTAGGCATCCCCAGTGTAGCTTCCCAAAGCCCaaagggctggggcaggagcctGTCAGACACTGTTGCATCCCGGGATTCGCAGTCTCCTGGGAACGGAGCCgttccctgtgccccagcacaggcacctGCCATGCCACTTCCCAGGtggctaaaaataaaaattggaaaGGCAGGTTTGGCCCAGCACCCTGCTGGGTGCACAGGGCCGTCCCTGTGGGTCCCAGAAAGgtttgggagcagctctggccagGCTGAGTGGGGCCCCCCCTGGAGCTACTCTGTCCAAGGCAAACAAGAGGGAGGGGTCCCAGCACTCCCCTATAGCGCTGCCTTTGTTCCCTGTTTGCTCTTGGCATGGGGCAGCCActggggtggcagtgccaggacaaTCCCCCATTGTCCTCGGTGCCACTGCGCAACCTTGCTCCCAGTGGGGAGGGGACAGCGCTGCTGGCCAGGACCCCACGGCTTCCTTGTCCTTTGAGGGAGGAGATAAGCACTGTGGGATTCGTGGAGGGAGCGTGGGTTTGGCGTGGGGGCCTTCTTGGCATTCAAGGCAGAAATGCTATGGCCAGATGGGATGTGCACAGGCAGCCActgtgccctgggcagtggGGTGCAAGAGCCCACATCTTGGGGAAGGGGAGCAGCTTCCCTGCAtacagccagggcagcaggttGTCCCAGCTTAGCTGAAGCCAAACTGATGCTCTGGACCCAGATGCCAGTGGCTGCAAAGCCACCTGGCTTCCTGCCCCCAAAGCAGGCAGGACAGTGGCTGGCTGAGCACTCCAAACCCAGCCCATTGGGAATCCAAGCTAACCCTCCTGGGTTAGCCCTGACATGCAGAAGGAGCAGGTGTCCATGGCCCCactgctgaagaaaaacagcatttaagCAATCCAAGCAGCACGCTGGCAGGTGTCCTCgctttccctccccacacacaggTCCTGGAGGACTAAATCTATTGCACAAGTGCTGTCATTCAGGGAACTGCCATGGCTCCTCTCCATAAGCACATCTGCCCACGCaaaggggctgctgcagccccagctgcccaCAGGGTGCCAGGCGAGGGGACAAGTGCAGCCCAGTGTGCCACCTGGAATTCTGGAGAGCTCGGGGTGCAtgctggctcctgctgggctgTCCCAGACTGTGCCACATTGCTGGATCTGCACTGGGGTTTGCCTCTGTGGAGGTGCTGGGCTCCCCTTCATCTCTGATGGCAAAAGAACGTTGCAGGCAGCTGGCgtggctgctgggctgtgccagcagtgggGAGCCCATTAGCAGCTTGTTTGCCAGGTCCCACTGGCATTACACTGTATCACGCTCTATTTCCATCTCATTTCTCACAGGTCAGCATGGCTGGCTCGCCTTGGCCCCTCACAGCCCCACGCTGCCATcacccccatccccaggcaCCCTTAGGTGGGCTCCTGCGTGCTACTTAAAGAGCTCTCAGGGAAGCTGCTGGGTTTGGCTCCCCAGCACCATGAGGAATCATTTCTGGGTTTTCCTTTAATGTGCTTCCCTCATCCTGCCAGGCACCTTTCTGCCCCTGAGCTTGCCTGCCCCTGAGCTGTAGGCTCCAAGCAGTCCTCATCCCGGCAGTCTCGTCCCAcctcccttcttttctccacaGGTTTACTGGAGTGCTGTGCCAGATGTCTCATCGGGGCACCCTTTGCTTCACTGGTTGCCACTGGCTTGTGCTTCTTTGGGGTAGCACTGTTTTGTGGCTGTGGGCATGAAGCCCTCACAGGCACTGAGCAGCTCATTGAGACCTACTTCTCCAAAAACTTCCAGGACTATGAGTATCTCATCGACATGTAAGTACCCTGCTGCAGGGTATCTCCCTCACACCAGAGCCCCTCATGTCTTTGTCTTGTTCTTTGCCAGCACAGGGTGTCCAGTTGGGCTGGCCAGGGCAATGGGGCTGGCCAGGGCAATGATGTCACCAAGTGACATGGAGCCCCCAAGCTGCCTTTGCCATGTGCCGGTGCCACAGCTCCATGGCAGGGTCCAGTGGCCACTTGTTTTCACTTCATGCCATTTTTTATCTGGCCCTCACTAGGTGCCCTGGGTAGAGCTGGACCTCTGCACTGGGTAGGTATGGAGGGTATGAGGGAGTTGGTGGCAGCCCACAGCCTTGCTCGCCACAGCTTTGCCCCAGCTTGCTCCTCTTGTAGCTTCACCCTCCGTTTCGGTCCCTCTGGAGTGGTGTGGGGAGGGGTAAGTCATGGTGGCCACGCAGGGCTGAGCTCTCCATCACCTGAACATCCCTGCCCACTCCTCTCCCTGGCAGCATCCATGGTTTTCAGTACTTCATCTATGGCACAgcctccttcttcttcctctacGGATCCCTGCTGCTGGCCGAAGGCTTCTACACTACCGGCGCCGTCCGGCAAATCTTTGGGGACTACAGGACCACCATCTGCGGCAAGGGCCTCAGCGCTACGGTAACTGGGGGCCCGAAAGGGAGGGGAGCGCGAGGCCCCCAGCGAGCTCACTCGTGGCAGCGGGTGTGTCAGTGTTTGGGAAAGTGGCTAGGACATCCTGACAAGGTGATCTTAACCGGGGTTTGACACCCCTTCGCGCGCCCCAGCGGGTTCGCCACGCTCGGcgtggccaaagggcaggagaCTGGGGCCGTCCGGGTTTTGGGGTATCCCAAAGGGAAGCGCAGCCTGGTCGCCCTCCCCCAGGCCTGCCGTGGCCCCTGGGGACCAAAGCAGCCCAAATGGCCCCGTTTAGTCAAATTGCTTCATGCTTGAGCGttggcagggagagctgtgagcatccctgctgcagtgcttgGCAGCCCAAAGCTCTATGGCACCTGGTTCCCCTGGGATCGTCCTCTCCGCTGTGCTTGGGAACCATGACAAAGTGCTGGCAAAGGGACCTTGTGgcctgggggagcagaggggcatGGCTGTGGTTCCCTCGGGGGCTGGTTGGGGTGGCACCAcggagggagggcaggagagccACATTGACACGCCAAGGCAGTTTTGCAGCTGCCCTCCCGCAGGGACCAAACCCTGCTTGGCCGTGGCCACGGTTATCCCTCCCCCCACCGAAAGTGGCagccatcc
This Chiroxiphia lanceolata isolate bChiLan1 chromosome 14, bChiLan1.pri, whole genome shotgun sequence DNA region includes the following protein-coding sequences:
- the PLP1 gene encoding myelin proteolipid protein isoform X1; its protein translation is MGLLECCARCLIGAPFASLVATGLCFFGVALFCGCGHEALTGTEQLIETYFSKNFQDYEYLIDIIHGFQYFIYGTASFFFLYGSLLLAEGFYTTGAVRQIFGDYRTTICGKGLSATVTGGPKGRGARGPQRAHSWQRVCQCLGKWLGHPDKFVGITYVLTIIWLLVFACSAVPVYIYFNTWTTCQSIANPTKTTASIGTLCADARMYGVLPWNAFPGKVCGTNLLSICKTSEFQMTFHLFIAAFVGAAATLVSLLTFIIAATYNFAVLKLMGRGTKF